Proteins found in one Hevea brasiliensis isolate MT/VB/25A 57/8 chromosome 18, ASM3005281v1, whole genome shotgun sequence genomic segment:
- the LOC110640585 gene encoding tRNA threonylcarbamoyladenosine dehydratase isoform X1 translates to MEERLKYLALLGAGALLGAGSTLFLLKHLPRSISGKSSKKPIELNGKGLVSEMSLGSCTVAGDRNCGMSGPDLLTDEIVSEQLTRNIQFFGLESQCKVTASYVVIIGLGGVGSHAASMLLRSGIGRLLLVDFDQVSLSSLNRHAVATRADVGIPKAECLKKHFSSIFPECHIEAKVLLYDSSSEEEILSGNPDFVLDCIDNIDTKVALLAACVRRGLKVLSATGAGARADPTRIRVADLRESTNDPLSRSVRHRLRKDYGIDGGIPVVFSLEKPKAKLLPFKGPSGEEDNPSDYQIVPGFRVRIIPVLGTIPAIFGQVMASYVVTQLAGLQVQTEPVVNFDLDHYRMLHQRLVEHEESLYGTAMEVQVDIEEVKYIAKELWHGRSAREQSAKDVGRGMWRSVNELMLVRWDRTKPACVSNLILLKFKEADEHELRTLDDIQEKEPEFFERVTSVLKQAELDFSL, encoded by the exons ATGGAGGAAAGACTAAAATACTTGGCATTGTTAGGAGCTGGGGCTCTTTTGGGCGCTGGTTCTACCTTGTTCCTTCTCAAGCATCTTCCAAG AAGCATCTCGGGCAAAAGCAGTAAAAAGCCAATTGAATTAAATG GTAAAGGACTTGTATCTGAGATGTCTTTGGGAAGCTGCACAGTTGCTGGAGACAGGAATTGTGGGATGTCTGGTCCAGACCTTTTAACAGATGAAATAGTGTCTGAACAATTGACCAG AAACATTCAATTCTTTGGCCTTGAGTCTCAATGTAAAGTGACTGCATCCTATGTTGTCATTATTGGTCTTGGAGGAGTTGGAAGTCATGCTGCTTCTATGCTTCTGAGATCAGGAATTGGGAGGCTTCTTCTTGTGGACTTTGACCAG GTTTCTCTTTCATCCTTAAATCGACATGCTGTTGCAACACGAGCAGATGTTGGTATTCCTAAGGCTGAGTGCCTCAAGAAGCATTTCTCATCAATCTTTCCGGAGTGCCATATTGAAGCAAAAGTACTATTATATGATTCATCATCTGAAGAAGAAATTCTCTCAGGCAACCCGGACTTCGTTTTGGACTGCATTGATAACATTGATACAAAG GTGGCACTTCTTGCAGCATGTGTGCGTAGGGGTTTAAAGGTTTTATCTGCAACTGGAGCTGGTGCTAGAGCTGACCCAACAAGAATCCGTGTGGCTGATTTAAGGGAGTCAACAAATGATCCATTATCTCGATCT GTAAGACACCGTTTGAGAAAAGATTATGGCATTGATGGTGGCATCCCTGTTGTGTTCTCCCTTGAAAAACCTAAAGCCAAGCTGCTTCCATTTAAGGGACCAAGTGGAGAAGAAGATAATCCTTCTGATTATCAG ATAGTACCAGGCTTTAGGGTTCGCATAATACCTGTCTTGGGTACCATCCCAGCAATTTTTGGCCAGGTCATGGCCTCATATGTTGTGACACAACTAGCTGGATTGCAAGTTCAAACAGAGCCTGTGGTAAACTTCGATTTGGACCATTATCGGATGCTTCATCAGCGTCTTGTTGAGCATGAGGAATCATTATATGGGACAGCCATGGAAGTCCAG GTAGACATTGAGGAAGTCAAGTATATTGCAAAAGAGTTGTGGCATGGGCGAAGTGCCAGGGAACAGTCTGCAAAAGATGTTGGACGTGGAATGTGGAGATCTGTTAATGAGTTAATGCTTGTGAG GTGGGACAGGACAAAGCCAGCCTGCGTGTCAAACttaattcttttaaaatttaaagag GCAGATGAACATGAATTGAGGACACTTGATGATATCCAAGAAAAGGAACCTGAATTTTTTGAACGGGTCACGTCTGTTTTGAAACAAGCTGAATTGGATTTTAGTTTGTAA
- the LOC110640585 gene encoding tRNA threonylcarbamoyladenosine dehydratase isoform X4 — translation MMSLGSCTVAGDRNCGMSGPDLLTDEIVSEQLTRNIQFFGLESQCKVTASYVVIIGLGGVGSHAASMLLRSGIGRLLLVDFDQVSLSSLNRHAVATRADVGIPKAECLKKHFSSIFPECHIEAKVLLYDSSSEEEILSGNPDFVLDCIDNIDTKVALLAACVRRGLKVLSATGAGARADPTRIRVADLRESTNDPLSRSVRHRLRKDYGIDGGIPVVFSLEKPKAKLLPFKGPSGEEDNPSDYQIVPGFRVRIIPVLGTIPAIFGQVMASYVVTQLAGLQVQTEPVVNFDLDHYRMLHQRLVEHEESLYGTAMEVQVDIEEVKYIAKELWHGRSAREQSAKDVGRGMWRSVNELMLVRWDRTKPACVSNLILLKFKEADEHELRTLDDIQEKEPEFFERVTSVLKQAELDFSL, via the exons ATG ATGTCTTTGGGAAGCTGCACAGTTGCTGGAGACAGGAATTGTGGGATGTCTGGTCCAGACCTTTTAACAGATGAAATAGTGTCTGAACAATTGACCAG AAACATTCAATTCTTTGGCCTTGAGTCTCAATGTAAAGTGACTGCATCCTATGTTGTCATTATTGGTCTTGGAGGAGTTGGAAGTCATGCTGCTTCTATGCTTCTGAGATCAGGAATTGGGAGGCTTCTTCTTGTGGACTTTGACCAG GTTTCTCTTTCATCCTTAAATCGACATGCTGTTGCAACACGAGCAGATGTTGGTATTCCTAAGGCTGAGTGCCTCAAGAAGCATTTCTCATCAATCTTTCCGGAGTGCCATATTGAAGCAAAAGTACTATTATATGATTCATCATCTGAAGAAGAAATTCTCTCAGGCAACCCGGACTTCGTTTTGGACTGCATTGATAACATTGATACAAAG GTGGCACTTCTTGCAGCATGTGTGCGTAGGGGTTTAAAGGTTTTATCTGCAACTGGAGCTGGTGCTAGAGCTGACCCAACAAGAATCCGTGTGGCTGATTTAAGGGAGTCAACAAATGATCCATTATCTCGATCT GTAAGACACCGTTTGAGAAAAGATTATGGCATTGATGGTGGCATCCCTGTTGTGTTCTCCCTTGAAAAACCTAAAGCCAAGCTGCTTCCATTTAAGGGACCAAGTGGAGAAGAAGATAATCCTTCTGATTATCAG ATAGTACCAGGCTTTAGGGTTCGCATAATACCTGTCTTGGGTACCATCCCAGCAATTTTTGGCCAGGTCATGGCCTCATATGTTGTGACACAACTAGCTGGATTGCAAGTTCAAACAGAGCCTGTGGTAAACTTCGATTTGGACCATTATCGGATGCTTCATCAGCGTCTTGTTGAGCATGAGGAATCATTATATGGGACAGCCATGGAAGTCCAG GTAGACATTGAGGAAGTCAAGTATATTGCAAAAGAGTTGTGGCATGGGCGAAGTGCCAGGGAACAGTCTGCAAAAGATGTTGGACGTGGAATGTGGAGATCTGTTAATGAGTTAATGCTTGTGAG GTGGGACAGGACAAAGCCAGCCTGCGTGTCAAACttaattcttttaaaatttaaagag GCAGATGAACATGAATTGAGGACACTTGATGATATCCAAGAAAAGGAACCTGAATTTTTTGAACGGGTCACGTCTGTTTTGAAACAAGCTGAATTGGATTTTAGTTTGTAA
- the LOC110640585 gene encoding tRNA threonylcarbamoyladenosine dehydratase isoform X2, which yields MEERLKYLALLGAGALLGAGSTLFLLKHLPRSISGKSSKKPIELNGKGLVSEMSLGSCTVAGDRNCGMSGPDLLTDEIVSEQLTRNIQFFGLESQCKVTASYVVIIGLGGVGSHAASMLLRSGIGRLLLVDFDQVSLSSLNRHAVATRADVGIPKAECLKKHFSSIFPECHIEAKVLLYDSSSEEEILSGNPDFVLDCIDNIDTKVALLAACVRRGLKVLSATGAGARADPTRIRVADLRESTNDPLSRSVRHRLRKDYGIDGGIPVVFSLEKPKAKLLPFKGPSGEEDNPSDYQIVPGFRVRIIPVLGTIPAIFGQVMASYVVTQLAGLQVQTEPVVNFDLDHYRMLHQRLVEHEESLYGTAMEVQVDIEEVKYIAKELWHGRSAREQSAKDVGRGMWRSVNELMLVRWDRTKPACVSNLILLKFKEVIMRGFSTVVGLSLFISHVMQQMNMN from the exons ATGGAGGAAAGACTAAAATACTTGGCATTGTTAGGAGCTGGGGCTCTTTTGGGCGCTGGTTCTACCTTGTTCCTTCTCAAGCATCTTCCAAG AAGCATCTCGGGCAAAAGCAGTAAAAAGCCAATTGAATTAAATG GTAAAGGACTTGTATCTGAGATGTCTTTGGGAAGCTGCACAGTTGCTGGAGACAGGAATTGTGGGATGTCTGGTCCAGACCTTTTAACAGATGAAATAGTGTCTGAACAATTGACCAG AAACATTCAATTCTTTGGCCTTGAGTCTCAATGTAAAGTGACTGCATCCTATGTTGTCATTATTGGTCTTGGAGGAGTTGGAAGTCATGCTGCTTCTATGCTTCTGAGATCAGGAATTGGGAGGCTTCTTCTTGTGGACTTTGACCAG GTTTCTCTTTCATCCTTAAATCGACATGCTGTTGCAACACGAGCAGATGTTGGTATTCCTAAGGCTGAGTGCCTCAAGAAGCATTTCTCATCAATCTTTCCGGAGTGCCATATTGAAGCAAAAGTACTATTATATGATTCATCATCTGAAGAAGAAATTCTCTCAGGCAACCCGGACTTCGTTTTGGACTGCATTGATAACATTGATACAAAG GTGGCACTTCTTGCAGCATGTGTGCGTAGGGGTTTAAAGGTTTTATCTGCAACTGGAGCTGGTGCTAGAGCTGACCCAACAAGAATCCGTGTGGCTGATTTAAGGGAGTCAACAAATGATCCATTATCTCGATCT GTAAGACACCGTTTGAGAAAAGATTATGGCATTGATGGTGGCATCCCTGTTGTGTTCTCCCTTGAAAAACCTAAAGCCAAGCTGCTTCCATTTAAGGGACCAAGTGGAGAAGAAGATAATCCTTCTGATTATCAG ATAGTACCAGGCTTTAGGGTTCGCATAATACCTGTCTTGGGTACCATCCCAGCAATTTTTGGCCAGGTCATGGCCTCATATGTTGTGACACAACTAGCTGGATTGCAAGTTCAAACAGAGCCTGTGGTAAACTTCGATTTGGACCATTATCGGATGCTTCATCAGCGTCTTGTTGAGCATGAGGAATCATTATATGGGACAGCCATGGAAGTCCAG GTAGACATTGAGGAAGTCAAGTATATTGCAAAAGAGTTGTGGCATGGGCGAAGTGCCAGGGAACAGTCTGCAAAAGATGTTGGACGTGGAATGTGGAGATCTGTTAATGAGTTAATGCTTGTGAG GTGGGACAGGACAAAGCCAGCCTGCGTGTCAAACttaattcttttaaaatttaaagag GTGATTATGCGAGGTTTTTCAACAGTTGTAGGCCTGTCATTATTTATTTCACATGTAATGCA GCAGATGAACATGAATTGA
- the LOC110640585 gene encoding tRNA threonylcarbamoyladenosine dehydratase isoform X3 produces MEERLKYLALLGAGALLGAGSTLFLLKHLPRSISGKSSKKPIELNGKGLVSEMSLGSCTVAGDRNCGMSGPDLLTDEIVSEQLTRNIQFFGLESQCKVTASYVVIIGLGGVGSHAASMLLRSGIGRLLLVDFDQVSLSSLNRHAVATRADVGIPKAECLKKHFSSIFPECHIEAKVLLYDSSSEEEILSGNPDFVLDCIDNIDTKVALLAACVRRGLKVLSATGAGARADPTRIRVADLRESTNDPLSRSVRHRLRKDYGIDGGIPVVFSLEKPKAKLLPFKGPSGEEDNPSDYQIVPGFRVRIIPVLGTIPAIFGQVMASYVVTQLAGLQVQTEPVVNFDLDHYRMLHQRLVEHEESLYGTAMEVQVDIEEVKYIAKELWHGRSAREQSAKDVGRGMWRSVNELMLVRWDRTKPACVSNLILLKFKEVLLLNLLAKNRALESWKQTRQMNMN; encoded by the exons ATGGAGGAAAGACTAAAATACTTGGCATTGTTAGGAGCTGGGGCTCTTTTGGGCGCTGGTTCTACCTTGTTCCTTCTCAAGCATCTTCCAAG AAGCATCTCGGGCAAAAGCAGTAAAAAGCCAATTGAATTAAATG GTAAAGGACTTGTATCTGAGATGTCTTTGGGAAGCTGCACAGTTGCTGGAGACAGGAATTGTGGGATGTCTGGTCCAGACCTTTTAACAGATGAAATAGTGTCTGAACAATTGACCAG AAACATTCAATTCTTTGGCCTTGAGTCTCAATGTAAAGTGACTGCATCCTATGTTGTCATTATTGGTCTTGGAGGAGTTGGAAGTCATGCTGCTTCTATGCTTCTGAGATCAGGAATTGGGAGGCTTCTTCTTGTGGACTTTGACCAG GTTTCTCTTTCATCCTTAAATCGACATGCTGTTGCAACACGAGCAGATGTTGGTATTCCTAAGGCTGAGTGCCTCAAGAAGCATTTCTCATCAATCTTTCCGGAGTGCCATATTGAAGCAAAAGTACTATTATATGATTCATCATCTGAAGAAGAAATTCTCTCAGGCAACCCGGACTTCGTTTTGGACTGCATTGATAACATTGATACAAAG GTGGCACTTCTTGCAGCATGTGTGCGTAGGGGTTTAAAGGTTTTATCTGCAACTGGAGCTGGTGCTAGAGCTGACCCAACAAGAATCCGTGTGGCTGATTTAAGGGAGTCAACAAATGATCCATTATCTCGATCT GTAAGACACCGTTTGAGAAAAGATTATGGCATTGATGGTGGCATCCCTGTTGTGTTCTCCCTTGAAAAACCTAAAGCCAAGCTGCTTCCATTTAAGGGACCAAGTGGAGAAGAAGATAATCCTTCTGATTATCAG ATAGTACCAGGCTTTAGGGTTCGCATAATACCTGTCTTGGGTACCATCCCAGCAATTTTTGGCCAGGTCATGGCCTCATATGTTGTGACACAACTAGCTGGATTGCAAGTTCAAACAGAGCCTGTGGTAAACTTCGATTTGGACCATTATCGGATGCTTCATCAGCGTCTTGTTGAGCATGAGGAATCATTATATGGGACAGCCATGGAAGTCCAG GTAGACATTGAGGAAGTCAAGTATATTGCAAAAGAGTTGTGGCATGGGCGAAGTGCCAGGGAACAGTCTGCAAAAGATGTTGGACGTGGAATGTGGAGATCTGTTAATGAGTTAATGCTTGTGAG GTGGGACAGGACAAAGCCAGCCTGCGTGTCAAACttaattcttttaaaatttaaagaggTATTGTTATTAAATCTTCTAGCAAAGAATAGAGCTTTAGAGTCATGGAAGCAAACAAG GCAGATGAACATGAATTGA
- the LOC110640585 gene encoding tRNA threonylcarbamoyladenosine dehydratase isoform X5: protein MEERLKYLALLGAGALLGAGSTLFLLKHLPRSISGKSSKKPIELNGKGLVSEMSLGSCTVAGDRNCGMSGPDLLTDEIVSEQLTRNIQFFGLESQCKVTASYVVIIGLGGVGSHAASMLLRSGIGRLLLVDFDQVSLSSLNRHAVATRADVGIPKAECLKKHFSSIFPECHIEAKVLLYDSSSEEEILSGNPDFVLDCIDNIDTKVALLAACVRRGLKVLSATGAGARADPTRIRVADLRESTNDPLSRSVRHRLRKDYGIDGGIPVVFSLEKPKAKLLPFKGPSGEEDNPSDYQIVPGFRVRIIPVLGTIPAIFGQVMASYVVTQLAGLQVQTEPVVNFDLDHYRMLHQRLVEHEESLYGTAMEVQTLRKSSILQKSCGMGEVPGNSLQKMLDVECGDLLMS, encoded by the exons ATGGAGGAAAGACTAAAATACTTGGCATTGTTAGGAGCTGGGGCTCTTTTGGGCGCTGGTTCTACCTTGTTCCTTCTCAAGCATCTTCCAAG AAGCATCTCGGGCAAAAGCAGTAAAAAGCCAATTGAATTAAATG GTAAAGGACTTGTATCTGAGATGTCTTTGGGAAGCTGCACAGTTGCTGGAGACAGGAATTGTGGGATGTCTGGTCCAGACCTTTTAACAGATGAAATAGTGTCTGAACAATTGACCAG AAACATTCAATTCTTTGGCCTTGAGTCTCAATGTAAAGTGACTGCATCCTATGTTGTCATTATTGGTCTTGGAGGAGTTGGAAGTCATGCTGCTTCTATGCTTCTGAGATCAGGAATTGGGAGGCTTCTTCTTGTGGACTTTGACCAG GTTTCTCTTTCATCCTTAAATCGACATGCTGTTGCAACACGAGCAGATGTTGGTATTCCTAAGGCTGAGTGCCTCAAGAAGCATTTCTCATCAATCTTTCCGGAGTGCCATATTGAAGCAAAAGTACTATTATATGATTCATCATCTGAAGAAGAAATTCTCTCAGGCAACCCGGACTTCGTTTTGGACTGCATTGATAACATTGATACAAAG GTGGCACTTCTTGCAGCATGTGTGCGTAGGGGTTTAAAGGTTTTATCTGCAACTGGAGCTGGTGCTAGAGCTGACCCAACAAGAATCCGTGTGGCTGATTTAAGGGAGTCAACAAATGATCCATTATCTCGATCT GTAAGACACCGTTTGAGAAAAGATTATGGCATTGATGGTGGCATCCCTGTTGTGTTCTCCCTTGAAAAACCTAAAGCCAAGCTGCTTCCATTTAAGGGACCAAGTGGAGAAGAAGATAATCCTTCTGATTATCAG ATAGTACCAGGCTTTAGGGTTCGCATAATACCTGTCTTGGGTACCATCCCAGCAATTTTTGGCCAGGTCATGGCCTCATATGTTGTGACACAACTAGCTGGATTGCAAGTTCAAACAGAGCCTGTGGTAAACTTCGATTTGGACCATTATCGGATGCTTCATCAGCGTCTTGTTGAGCATGAGGAATCATTATATGGGACAGCCATGGAAGTCCAG ACATTGAGGAAGTCAAGTATATTGCAAAAGAGTTGTGGCATGGGCGAAGTGCCAGGGAACAGTCTGCAAAAGATGTTGGACGTGGAATGTGGAGATCTGTTAATGAGTTAA